The proteins below are encoded in one region of Halorarum halophilum:
- a CDS encoding IclR family transcriptional regulator: MTSRNDALGGIGATETTFDVIEQIGERGEARVTELADELGMAKSTVHNHLQTLRRRGYVLQDGDEYRLSLRFLHLGQRVRTRQPAYELARDKVKKLAAQTGERSQFIVEEHGYGVYMFRESGSEAVHTDSEIGKRVPLHATSAGKAILASLPEPDVEEVIARRGLERFTDRTITDEGELYEELERIRERGYADNRGESTNSLWAVGVPVSTADGRVLGALSVSGPSQRMKGERIRSELPDLLLAVANELELNIRYA; this comes from the coding sequence ATGACCTCACGAAACGACGCGCTGGGCGGGATCGGGGCGACCGAGACCACGTTCGACGTGATAGAACAGATCGGGGAGCGCGGCGAGGCGCGCGTCACCGAACTGGCGGACGAGCTCGGCATGGCCAAGAGCACCGTCCACAACCACCTGCAGACGCTCCGTCGTCGGGGGTACGTGCTGCAGGACGGCGACGAGTACCGGCTCAGCCTGCGCTTTCTCCACCTGGGACAGCGGGTGCGGACCCGGCAGCCGGCCTACGAGCTCGCGCGGGACAAGGTGAAGAAGCTCGCCGCGCAGACGGGCGAGCGATCCCAGTTCATCGTCGAGGAGCACGGCTACGGCGTCTACATGTTCCGCGAGTCCGGGAGCGAGGCCGTCCACACCGACTCGGAGATCGGCAAGCGGGTCCCCCTGCACGCCACGTCGGCCGGCAAGGCCATCCTCGCGAGCCTCCCGGAGCCCGACGTCGAGGAGGTCATCGCACGGCGCGGCCTCGAACGCTTCACCGACCGGACGATCACCGACGAGGGGGAGCTGTACGAGGAGCTGGAGCGCATCCGCGAGCGCGGCTACGCCGACAACCGGGGGGAGAGCACCAACAGCCTCTGGGCGGTCGGCGTGCCAGTCTCGACCGCCGACGGGCGCGTCCTGGGGGCGCTGAGCGTCTCCGGCCCGAGCCAGCGGATGAAGGGCGAGCGCATCCGGTCGGAGCTCCCGGACCTGCTCCTGGCCGTCGCTAACGAACTGGAACTCAACATCAGGTACGCCTGA
- a CDS encoding universal stress protein, with protein MPILAAIGENQRSERVLPVSYELAERYDEPLVVLHVAPAEEFDEYRKSIEELPGFGDVTIAQEEDSAARFAYRAAEDALGGVDDRVEPRGRVGDPADEVLAEAADIDPEFLAVGGRRRSPVGKAIFGSVTQEILLSAECPVVTTMRD; from the coding sequence ATGCCGATACTGGCCGCGATCGGGGAGAACCAGCGATCCGAACGGGTGCTTCCGGTGTCCTACGAACTGGCCGAGCGGTACGACGAGCCGCTCGTCGTCCTGCACGTGGCGCCCGCCGAGGAGTTCGACGAGTACCGCAAATCGATCGAGGAGCTTCCGGGGTTCGGCGACGTCACCATCGCGCAGGAGGAGGACAGCGCCGCGCGGTTCGCCTACCGCGCGGCCGAGGACGCGCTCGGGGGGGTCGACGACCGCGTCGAGCCGCGGGGCCGCGTCGGCGACCCGGCCGACGAGGTCCTCGCGGAGGCGGCCGACATCGACCCGGAGTTCCTCGCGGTGGGTGGGCGGCGACGGTCCCCCGTCGGCAAGGCCATCTTCGGGAGCGTCACCCAGGAGATCCTGCTGAGCGCGGAGTGCCCCGTCGTGACCACGATGCGGGACTGA
- a CDS encoding ABC transporter ATP-binding protein, giving the protein MSEPILEFDDVDIEYSTRGDNAVHAVNDASFAIEEHDYFGLVGESGCGKSTIADAIVGGLDENGEVTSGAIRFKGKEIQDYSEKQFNKEIRWKEISVIPQSSMNSLDPVMKLSQQAVEMAKYHTDLSKAEAVDRLRDLFDVVGLSESRIHDYPHQFSGGMQQRAIIAFSLFLRPSLIIADEPTTALDVIMQDQILDHINELKDDWNISMLMITHDISVVFENCDSMAVMHGGQVAEAGSTVDVFDRPRHPYAILLQNAFPDVRYPDRELAVIEGHPPQLREKPDFCTFADRCPWSTDECYDGAPDPQPIEGDESHMAWCVRAHEMEELAAEHLEKPPEASSILEGSR; this is encoded by the coding sequence ATGTCCGAGCCAATACTGGAGTTCGACGACGTCGACATCGAGTACAGCACCCGCGGGGACAACGCGGTCCACGCGGTCAACGACGCATCGTTCGCCATCGAGGAGCACGACTACTTCGGGCTCGTCGGCGAGAGCGGCTGCGGCAAGAGCACCATCGCCGACGCCATCGTCGGCGGCCTCGACGAGAACGGCGAGGTCACGTCGGGCGCGATCCGGTTCAAGGGGAAGGAGATCCAGGACTACTCCGAGAAACAGTTCAACAAGGAGATCCGCTGGAAGGAGATCTCGGTCATCCCCCAGTCCTCGATGAACAGCCTCGACCCGGTGATGAAACTGAGCCAGCAGGCCGTCGAGATGGCGAAGTACCACACCGACCTCTCGAAGGCCGAGGCGGTAGACCGTCTCCGGGACCTGTTCGACGTCGTCGGGCTCTCGGAGTCGCGCATCCACGACTACCCGCACCAGTTCTCCGGCGGGATGCAACAGCGGGCGATCATCGCGTTCTCGCTGTTCCTCCGCCCCAGCCTCATCATCGCGGACGAGCCGACGACGGCGCTGGACGTCATCATGCAGGACCAGATCCTCGACCACATCAACGAGCTGAAGGACGACTGGAACATCAGCATGCTGATGATCACCCACGACATCTCCGTCGTCTTCGAGAACTGCGACTCGATGGCGGTGATGCACGGCGGGCAGGTCGCGGAGGCGGGCAGCACCGTGGACGTGTTCGACCGGCCGCGACACCCGTACGCCATCCTGCTCCAGAACGCGTTCCCGGACGTCCGGTACCCCGACCGCGAACTGGCCGTCATCGAGGGTCACCCGCCACAGCTTCGGGAGAAACCGGACTTCTGCACGTTCGCGGACCGCTGCCCGTGGTCCACCGACGAGTGTTACGACGGCGCTCCCGACCCGCAGCCGATCGAGGGCGACGAGTCCCACATGGCGTGGTGCGTCCGGGCCCACGAGATGGAGGAGCTGGCCGCCGAGCACCTCGAGAAACCGCCCGAGGCATCGAGCATCCTGGAGGGGAGCCGATGA
- a CDS encoding fumarylacetoacetate hydrolase family protein, which translates to MRLVHFHTGGDERRVGVLKDETVRDVTDEVGAFDAALAAVTTGDGVGDGGEEHDAADVTLLPPTTRRNTTFAVALNYYSHIEEVDRTQEEFERPLIFTKATRALVGQGAPIEYDTRLTTDLDYEGELAAVVGEPGRHVAPEDALDHVAGYTVLNDVTARDLQNVRAKDEEWLDWFSAKGLQNSTPVGPAVVTSDEVGDPNDLHIETRHNGDVVQDEGTNLMIYDVADLVSYVSSRVELQPGDVVATGTPKGVGHFQDVSLSDGDELSVTVEGLGTLTNRVEQVE; encoded by the coding sequence ATGCGACTGGTACACTTTCACACGGGCGGGGACGAGCGACGCGTCGGCGTCCTCAAGGACGAGACGGTACGGGACGTCACGGACGAGGTCGGGGCGTTCGACGCCGCGCTGGCGGCGGTCACGACCGGGGACGGCGTCGGCGACGGCGGCGAGGAGCACGACGCGGCCGATGTGACGCTGCTGCCGCCCACGACCCGGCGCAACACCACCTTCGCGGTGGCGCTGAACTACTACTCCCACATCGAGGAGGTCGACCGCACGCAGGAGGAGTTCGAGCGGCCGCTGATATTCACCAAGGCCACCCGCGCGCTGGTCGGCCAGGGCGCGCCCATCGAGTACGACACCCGGTTGACGACGGACCTCGACTACGAGGGGGAGCTGGCGGCCGTCGTCGGCGAGCCGGGCCGGCACGTCGCGCCCGAGGACGCGCTGGACCACGTCGCGGGCTACACGGTGCTGAACGACGTCACGGCCCGTGACCTCCAGAACGTGCGGGCGAAGGACGAGGAGTGGCTCGACTGGTTCTCCGCGAAGGGGCTCCAGAACTCGACGCCGGTCGGCCCGGCGGTCGTCACGAGCGACGAGGTGGGCGACCCGAACGACCTCCACATCGAGACCCGCCACAACGGCGACGTCGTCCAGGACGAGGGCACGAACCTGATGATCTACGACGTCGCGGACCTGGTGTCGTACGTCTCCTCGCGGGTGGAGCTCCAGCCGGGCGACGTCGTCGCCACCGGGACGCCGAAGGGCGTCGGCCACTTCCAGGACGTGTCGCTCTCCGACGGCGACGAGCTGTCCGTGACCGTCGAGGGCCTCGGCACGCTCACGAACCGGGTCGAGCAGGTGGAGTAG
- a CDS encoding fumarylacetoacetate hydrolase family protein: MRKVRFLDPAGSVRTGEWIDGAVEFGSQRFDLEDVSLLPPTDPSKIVCVGLNYAKHAEETDSDIPERPLLFLKTPNTLAGHGDTITLPESRERIDFEGELGVVIGEQCRNVAEEDAEDVIAGYTCVNDLSNRDDQRVEQNWVRGKSFDNSAPIGPVLATPEHLPDGASIETRQNGEVRQSSSIDDLIFEIPELIAEITELVTLEAGDVIATGTPEGVGPISGGDEVEVEVEGVGTLKNDYVAGEFSGDDTHDFVPNQ; this comes from the coding sequence ATGCGAAAGGTACGATTCCTGGACCCGGCGGGTAGCGTGCGAACTGGCGAGTGGATCGACGGCGCCGTGGAGTTCGGCAGCCAGCGGTTCGACCTCGAGGACGTCTCGCTCCTCCCGCCGACCGACCCGTCGAAGATCGTCTGCGTCGGGCTGAACTACGCGAAGCACGCCGAGGAGACGGACTCCGACATCCCGGAGCGGCCGCTGCTGTTCCTCAAGACACCGAACACCCTCGCGGGCCACGGCGACACCATCACCCTCCCCGAGTCGAGGGAGCGCATCGACTTCGAGGGGGAGCTCGGCGTCGTCATCGGCGAGCAGTGCCGCAACGTCGCCGAGGAGGACGCCGAGGACGTCATCGCGGGCTACACCTGCGTCAACGACCTCTCGAACCGCGACGACCAGCGCGTCGAGCAGAACTGGGTGCGAGGCAAGTCGTTCGACAACTCCGCGCCCATCGGCCCGGTGCTCGCCACCCCGGAGCACCTCCCGGACGGGGCGAGCATCGAGACCCGACAGAACGGCGAGGTGAGACAGTCGTCGTCCATCGACGACCTCATCTTCGAGATCCCGGAGCTGATCGCGGAGATCACCGAGCTGGTGACGCTGGAGGCCGGCGACGTCATCGCCACCGGGACGCCCGAGGGCGTCGGCCCCATCAGCGGCGGCGACGAGGTGGAGGTGGAGGTCGAGGGCGTCGGGACGCTGAAGAACGACTACGTCGCGGGCGAGTTCAGCGGGGACGACACCCACGACTTCGTCCCGAACCAGTAA
- a CDS encoding amidase, which produces MTEIHTLSATRLAREIRNGDRSPVAVVDAVLDRIDARNDRTNAFVTVTADRAREDAQAAERAVEEGRSLGPLHGVPVAVKDLDDVAGVRTTFGSRLFENNVADEDDEFVRRLEAAGAIVVGKTNTPEFGLGCTTDNLVLGPTGTPFDPSKVAGGSSGGAGAALADQLVPIAQGSDTGGSIRTPASCCGVFGIKPSFGRVPRVNRPDAFADHTPFSHTGPMARTVADAAVMLDVMAGPDPGDPFSLPDDGTDYVGATERPIDDMQVAYSPDLGIYPVDQAVRDVVDGAVGAFEDAGATVERVDPDIDCEREDVLHAFYTFAKVRWESLFDNLEEVHGLDPRGADRDLLRPVTVETILESDPVTTREYKRADVTRTTVYDGVVDLLREYDLLVTPTLGVTPFPHGEHPTEVDGVEVEPLRGWLLTQPFNFSGHPVGAVPAGLADDGLPVGMQVVGRRHADGDVLAASAAVERERPWADAYPE; this is translated from the coding sequence GTGACAGAAATCCACACGCTCTCGGCGACCCGTCTCGCACGCGAGATCCGCAACGGCGACCGCTCGCCGGTCGCCGTGGTCGACGCCGTGCTCGACCGTATCGACGCGCGCAACGACCGGACGAACGCCTTCGTGACCGTCACCGCCGACCGCGCCCGGGAGGACGCCCAGGCGGCCGAGCGCGCCGTCGAGGAGGGTCGATCGCTCGGCCCGCTCCACGGCGTCCCGGTGGCGGTGAAGGACCTGGACGACGTCGCCGGCGTCCGGACGACGTTCGGCTCCCGCCTGTTCGAGAACAACGTCGCCGACGAGGACGACGAGTTCGTGCGGCGGCTGGAGGCGGCCGGCGCGATCGTCGTCGGCAAGACCAACACGCCCGAGTTCGGCCTCGGCTGTACCACGGACAACCTCGTGCTCGGGCCGACCGGCACCCCGTTCGACCCGTCGAAGGTCGCCGGCGGCTCCTCGGGCGGCGCGGGCGCGGCGCTGGCAGACCAGCTGGTCCCCATCGCCCAGGGCTCGGATACCGGCGGCTCGATCCGCACGCCCGCCTCCTGCTGTGGCGTGTTCGGCATCAAGCCCTCGTTCGGGCGCGTCCCGCGGGTAAACCGGCCCGACGCCTTCGCCGACCACACGCCGTTCTCCCACACCGGCCCGATGGCCCGCACGGTCGCCGACGCGGCGGTGATGCTCGACGTGATGGCCGGCCCGGACCCGGGGGACCCGTTCAGCCTCCCGGACGACGGCACCGACTACGTCGGCGCCACCGAGCGCCCGATCGACGACATGCAAGTGGCGTATAGCCCCGACCTGGGCATCTACCCGGTCGACCAGGCCGTTCGGGACGTCGTGGACGGGGCCGTGGGGGCGTTCGAGGACGCGGGCGCGACGGTCGAGCGGGTCGACCCCGACATCGACTGCGAGCGGGAGGACGTCCTCCACGCCTTCTACACGTTCGCCAAGGTGCGCTGGGAGTCGCTGTTCGACAACCTGGAGGAGGTTCACGGGCTGGACCCGCGTGGCGCCGACCGCGACCTGCTCCGGCCGGTCACCGTCGAGACCATCCTCGAGAGCGACCCGGTCACGACGCGCGAGTACAAGCGCGCGGACGTGACCCGGACGACGGTGTACGACGGCGTCGTTGACCTCCTCCGGGAGTACGACCTGCTCGTGACGCCGACGCTCGGCGTCACGCCGTTCCCGCACGGCGAGCACCCGACGGAGGTGGACGGCGTCGAGGTCGAACCGCTGCGCGGCTGGCTGCTCACCCAGCCGTTCAACTTCTCGGGCCACCCCGTCGGCGCCGTCCCGGCGGGGCTCGCCGACGACGGGCTCCCCGTGGGAATGCAGGTGGTGGGTCGCCGTCACGCCGACGGGGACGTGCTGGCTGCCAGCGCGGCCGTCGAACGGGAGCGTCCCTGGGCGGACGCCTACCCCGAGTGA
- a CDS encoding universal stress protein — protein sequence MVERILLPVDDSPRSNAAVEHALSVYPDASFVLLHVVDPRDWVSTDEYGEVYYAAETKDAVVEEADDLLATAREQVAAADRPVETVRAFGQPAKEIVAYARENDVDAVVMGSHGRTGLDRLLLGSVAETVVRRSPVPVTVVR from the coding sequence ATGGTCGAACGGATCCTCCTGCCCGTCGACGACTCCCCACGGTCGAACGCCGCCGTCGAGCACGCGCTCTCGGTGTACCCGGACGCGTCCTTCGTGCTGTTGCACGTGGTCGACCCGCGGGACTGGGTCTCGACCGACGAGTACGGCGAGGTGTACTACGCCGCGGAGACGAAGGACGCCGTCGTCGAGGAGGCGGACGACCTCCTCGCGACCGCCCGCGAGCAGGTGGCCGCGGCCGACAGGCCGGTCGAGACCGTCCGCGCCTTCGGCCAGCCGGCCAAGGAGATCGTCGCATACGCGCGGGAGAACGACGTCGACGCCGTCGTCATGGGGAGCCACGGGCGAACTGGCCTCGACCGTCTCCTCCTCGGCAGCGTCGCGGAGACGGTGGTCAGGCGCTCGCCCGTCCCGGTGACGGTCGTCCGCTGA
- a CDS encoding acyl-CoA dehydrogenase family protein, which yields MVHPVRGSVELSEEQRVFRRSVRELCSEFDDAYWRERDATGEYPHEFVDALADGGWLGVLIPEEYGGAGMSTVESVILMEEIAASGGGFGAAQAVHGGVYNSVPLVNYADEATKAELLPKVAAGEVSVQSFGLTEPNAGSESTAIETTATREGDEYVVNGQKIWTSRVDVSDYLLLVVRTTPVADVEKETRGLSLLLVDLDDATGQGALRMEPIPKTAGEFVHSFELWFDDLRVPAGNLVGTEGEGFYHLLDGLNEERLVVAAECVGLGELAVERGAAYAREREVFGRPIGANQAVQHPLAAAHAHVQAAKEVTYAAARRTDDLTRRELGGRANTAKYLAAEACFEAADAAVQAHGGFGVAREYDVERYLREARLTRLVPVTQQLALNYVAEKVLSLPRSY from the coding sequence ATGGTCCATCCCGTTCGGGGTAGCGTGGAGCTATCGGAGGAACAGCGGGTGTTCCGGCGGAGCGTCCGGGAGCTCTGTTCGGAGTTCGACGACGCGTACTGGCGCGAGCGCGACGCGACCGGCGAGTACCCGCACGAGTTCGTGGACGCGCTCGCCGACGGCGGCTGGCTGGGCGTGCTCATCCCGGAGGAGTACGGCGGCGCCGGGATGTCGACGGTGGAGTCGGTGATACTGATGGAGGAGATCGCCGCGAGCGGCGGCGGCTTCGGCGCCGCCCAGGCGGTCCACGGCGGCGTCTACAACTCGGTCCCGTTGGTGAACTACGCCGACGAGGCGACGAAGGCGGAGTTGCTGCCGAAGGTCGCGGCCGGCGAGGTGTCCGTCCAGTCGTTCGGGCTGACCGAGCCCAACGCGGGCTCGGAGTCGACGGCGATCGAGACGACCGCGACCCGCGAGGGCGACGAGTACGTCGTGAACGGCCAGAAGATCTGGACCTCGCGCGTCGACGTCTCGGACTACCTCCTCCTCGTGGTCCGGACTACGCCGGTCGCGGACGTCGAGAAGGAGACCCGCGGCCTGTCGCTGCTGCTCGTGGACCTCGACGACGCGACCGGGCAGGGCGCGCTGCGGATGGAGCCGATCCCGAAGACCGCGGGGGAGTTCGTCCACTCGTTCGAACTGTGGTTCGACGACCTCCGGGTCCCCGCGGGGAACCTCGTCGGCACCGAGGGGGAGGGGTTCTACCACCTCCTCGACGGCCTCAACGAGGAACGGCTCGTCGTCGCCGCCGAGTGCGTCGGGCTGGGCGAACTCGCAGTCGAACGGGGGGCCGCCTACGCCCGGGAGCGCGAGGTGTTCGGCCGGCCCATCGGCGCCAACCAGGCCGTCCAGCACCCGCTTGCCGCCGCACACGCCCACGTCCAGGCGGCCAAGGAGGTCACCTACGCGGCGGCCCGCCGGACGGACGACCTCACGCGGCGGGAGCTCGGCGGCCGCGCGAACACCGCCAAGTACCTCGCGGCCGAGGCCTGCTTCGAGGCCGCCGACGCGGCGGTCCAGGCCCACGGGGGGTTCGGCGTCGCCCGGGAGTACGACGTCGAGCGGTACTTGCGGGAGGCCCGGCTCACCCGGCTGGTCCCCGTCACCCAGCAGCTCGCGCTCAACTACGTCGCGGAGAAGGTCCTGAGCCTGCCGCGCTCGTACTGA
- a CDS encoding thioredoxin family protein, producing the protein MEDAAASESLFTTGVLTTRDGEVTTTERFESSVEDYVDEVAGRTREELAELVRERVEREAVVDPFAALGAEDSRTLAELFALHDHLTAAADGGELAAADAFLSSGDWLSLLPVLRLFRPVETPTDGVPESFVPVPATHVPHLTRIYSPAVVYVWLDDCSPCETVKDDLESIFADPQEVMPFAVYGPDHQEFLAEEYQVTAGPALLFVLDGTVDSRIYGAQGRRGIEAELATLRELAAGD; encoded by the coding sequence ATGGAAGACGCCGCGGCCAGCGAATCCCTGTTCACGACTGGCGTCCTGACGACGCGAGATGGGGAGGTAACGACGACCGAGCGCTTCGAGTCCTCGGTCGAGGACTACGTCGACGAGGTCGCCGGCCGGACTCGCGAGGAGCTGGCCGAGCTCGTCCGGGAGCGGGTCGAACGGGAGGCGGTCGTCGACCCGTTCGCGGCCCTCGGCGCCGAGGACTCCCGCACCCTCGCGGAGCTGTTCGCGCTCCACGACCACCTGACGGCCGCCGCCGACGGTGGGGAGCTGGCCGCCGCCGACGCGTTCCTCTCGTCCGGCGACTGGCTGTCGCTGCTCCCGGTGTTGCGGCTGTTCCGTCCCGTCGAGACGCCGACCGACGGCGTCCCGGAGTCGTTCGTCCCGGTCCCGGCGACGCACGTCCCCCACCTTACGCGGATCTACTCGCCGGCGGTCGTGTACGTCTGGCTCGACGACTGCTCGCCCTGCGAAACCGTCAAGGACGACCTCGAGTCGATCTTCGCGGACCCGCAGGAGGTGATGCCGTTCGCGGTGTACGGTCCCGACCACCAGGAGTTCCTCGCCGAAGAGTACCAGGTGACCGCCGGACCGGCGCTGCTGTTCGTGCTCGACGGGACCGTCGACTCGCGGATCTACGGCGCCCAGGGGAGGCGGGGAATCGAGGCGGAACTGGCGACGCTCCGCGAACTGGCCGCAGGCGACTGA
- a CDS encoding ABC transporter permease: protein MSVVSKLQGFGGGDLGTMVRRTLRNLLRERITKFAFVCLLFILLIGLMGPEIAPYDYAEQQRTADGQLNRYAQPSLEHPLGTNDRGEDVLSRLLVGARATLITGLLAGSLMLVLGLFVGVTAGYVGGRTESLLMRFVDFIYGIPFIPFAIVLITFFGAGFYTTIAIIGLVLWRFIARVIRSQVLQIKQRPYIMAAKASGASTPWIIRKHILPNIANMAALFFAMGVGLAILEQAGLSFIGVTDPFTPTWGIMIRNAHQSGRVAEAWWWSFPPGIMISLTVLSLYLLGRGYEGAGGEDEVVV, encoded by the coding sequence ATGAGTGTCGTGAGCAAACTGCAAGGATTCGGCGGCGGCGACCTCGGAACCATGGTCAGGCGGACCCTGCGGAACCTGCTCCGTGAGCGGATCACCAAGTTCGCGTTCGTCTGCCTGCTGTTCATCCTCCTGATCGGACTCATGGGGCCGGAGATCGCGCCATACGACTACGCCGAGCAACAGCGGACCGCGGACGGCCAGCTGAACCGGTACGCCCAGCCGTCGCTCGAGCACCCGCTGGGGACGAACGACCGCGGCGAGGACGTGCTCTCGCGGCTGCTGGTCGGGGCACGGGCGACGCTCATCACCGGGCTGCTCGCGGGGAGCCTGATGCTCGTGCTCGGCCTGTTCGTCGGCGTGACCGCCGGCTACGTCGGCGGACGGACGGAGAGCCTGCTGATGCGCTTCGTCGACTTCATCTACGGCATCCCGTTCATCCCCTTCGCCATCGTGCTCATCACGTTCTTCGGGGCGGGCTTCTACACCACCATCGCCATCATCGGGCTGGTGCTGTGGCGGTTCATCGCGCGGGTGATACGCTCGCAGGTGCTCCAGATCAAACAGCGCCCGTACATCATGGCGGCGAAGGCCTCGGGGGCCAGCACGCCCTGGATCATCCGCAAGCACATCCTGCCGAACATCGCCAACATGGCCGCGCTGTTCTTCGCCATGGGCGTCGGGCTGGCCATCCTCGAACAGGCCGGCCTCTCGTTCATCGGCGTCACCGACCCGTTCACGCCGACCTGGGGGATCATGATCCGCAACGCCCACCAGTCGGGTCGGGTCGCCGAGGCGTGGTGGTGGTCGTTCCCGCCGGGAATCATGATCTCGCTGACGGTGCTCTCGCTGTACCTCCTCGGACGGGGGTACGAGGGCGCGGGCGGCGAGGACGAGGTGGTCGTGTAA
- a CDS encoding aldo/keto reductase, with the protein MANHDIPSPGLGTYRNTDHGECVDSVRTALEVGYRHVDTAEAYGNEAAVGEGIAAADVDDDVFLATKVLHPRFTDDYSAGSIEANVRSCLDRLDVESVDLLYGVHWPAGGYDPETTFEVLAALHDEGLFDRLGVCNVTVDQLEEARDASAVPVSVLQAEMHPLLPQQDLREYCEANGIAFVAYAPLGNGRVLDEPEIREIADDRGVSPARVSIAWCLEKGTIPIPKATGRDHIEDNWRARDLDLTDAEVERIDAIDDVERQYSPDYAPDW; encoded by the coding sequence ATGGCGAATCACGATATCCCGTCGCCGGGGCTCGGAACGTACCGGAACACGGACCACGGGGAGTGCGTCGACAGCGTGCGGACCGCGCTGGAGGTCGGCTACCGACACGTCGACACCGCCGAGGCGTACGGGAACGAGGCTGCCGTCGGCGAGGGTATCGCGGCCGCCGACGTCGACGACGACGTGTTCCTGGCGACGAAGGTGCTTCACCCGCGGTTCACCGACGACTACTCGGCCGGGAGCATCGAGGCGAACGTGCGGTCGTGTCTCGACCGACTGGACGTGGAGTCGGTCGACCTGCTGTACGGCGTCCACTGGCCGGCCGGCGGCTACGACCCCGAGACCACCTTCGAGGTCCTCGCGGCCCTGCACGACGAGGGGCTGTTCGACCGGCTCGGCGTGTGTAACGTGACCGTCGACCAGCTCGAGGAGGCCCGCGACGCCTCGGCGGTCCCCGTCTCGGTACTCCAGGCCGAGATGCACCCCCTCCTCCCGCAGCAGGACCTCCGCGAGTACTGCGAGGCCAACGGGATCGCTTTCGTCGCCTACGCGCCGCTCGGCAACGGCCGCGTCCTCGACGAGCCCGAGATCCGGGAGATCGCCGACGACCGCGGGGTCAGCCCGGCCCGCGTGAGCATCGCGTGGTGTCTGGAGAAGGGGACGATACCCATCCCCAAGGCGACCGGCCGCGACCACATCGAGGACAACTGGCGCGCCCGCGACCTCGACCTCACCGACGCGGAAGTCGAGCGCATCGACGCCATCGACGACGTGGAGCGACAGTACTCGCCGGACTACGCCCCCGACTGGTAG
- a CDS encoding fumarylacetoacetate hydrolase family protein yields MRRVRFRDRGGSVRRGEWTDDGIEFGGEVYDPEAVDVLPPVEPSKIVCVAANYVEHIKEAGRSIPEDLPPRPGFFLKGPNAVAGHGDTVKLPTPAATEEELAGREKGDIELGQGRMDYEGEFGVVIGEQCRNVPEDDYMDVVAGYTCLNDVSNRDDQDVERNWVRGKAFDNSAPIGPVLATPDEVPEQPRVRLWLNGEKRQDSDDDELVFPVGRAISDVSTFLTLEPGDIVAMGTTVGVGPLSDGDHVEIEVEGVGRLEHDVEA; encoded by the coding sequence ATGCGACGAGTCCGATTCAGGGACCGCGGCGGTTCCGTACGGCGGGGCGAGTGGACAGACGACGGCATCGAGTTCGGCGGCGAGGTGTACGACCCGGAGGCGGTCGACGTCCTCCCGCCGGTCGAGCCGTCGAAGATCGTGTGCGTGGCCGCGAACTACGTCGAGCACATCAAGGAGGCGGGCCGGAGCATCCCCGAGGACCTCCCGCCCCGCCCGGGCTTCTTCCTCAAGGGTCCGAACGCGGTGGCCGGCCACGGCGACACCGTGAAACTGCCGACCCCCGCGGCGACCGAGGAGGAGCTGGCCGGGCGCGAGAAGGGCGACATCGAACTCGGACAGGGTCGGATGGACTACGAGGGCGAGTTCGGCGTCGTCATCGGCGAGCAGTGCCGCAACGTCCCGGAGGACGACTACATGGACGTGGTCGCGGGCTACACGTGTCTCAACGACGTCTCGAACCGCGACGACCAGGACGTCGAGCGGAACTGGGTGCGCGGAAAGGCGTTCGACAACTCCGCGCCCATCGGCCCGGTGCTGGCGACGCCCGACGAGGTGCCGGAGCAACCGCGGGTGCGGCTCTGGCTGAACGGCGAGAAGCGGCAGGACTCCGACGACGACGAGCTGGTCTTCCCCGTCGGGCGGGCCATCAGCGACGTCTCGACGTTCCTGACGCTGGAACCCGGCGACATCGTCGCCATGGGGACCACCGTCGGCGTCGGGCCGCTGAGCGACGGCGACCACGTGGAGATCGAGGTGGAGGGCGTGGGACGGCTCGAACACGACGTCGAGGCCTGA